One genomic region from Dehalobacter restrictus DSM 9455 encodes:
- a CDS encoding LysE family translocator, with the protein MFSLSAVLLFITSSIVLILAPGPDIVFLITQGIAKGKKAGIFTSIGLTLGNSVHTLAAALGLSVIFKTSEVAFVLFKTCGVLYLFYLAYKAIKHRNDPLTAGVDKQGPHHRGLLLRGFYMNVFNPKVALFFLAFLPQFVNSEFGSVPLQMIFLGLIFMGLVALIFGFIGYSAGSLGNWILKKPGFSKVMNIVSATIFGALGFKLLTSTR; encoded by the coding sequence GTGTTTTCATTATCTGCGGTCCTGCTGTTTATTACCTCGTCCATTGTACTGATCCTGGCACCCGGTCCGGACATTGTATTTTTGATAACCCAGGGTATAGCCAAGGGAAAGAAGGCAGGTATTTTTACTTCAATCGGGCTGACGTTGGGCAATTCGGTTCATACGTTGGCCGCGGCGCTGGGGCTATCTGTCATATTCAAGACGTCAGAAGTCGCCTTTGTTCTGTTTAAAACCTGCGGGGTACTTTATCTTTTTTATTTGGCATATAAAGCGATCAAACATCGGAATGACCCACTGACTGCCGGTGTTGACAAACAAGGGCCCCATCACCGCGGCCTGCTGCTGCGAGGTTTCTATATGAATGTTTTCAATCCGAAAGTTGCCCTTTTTTTCCTGGCATTCCTGCCGCAGTTTGTCAATTCTGAATTTGGCAGCGTTCCTTTGCAGATGATATTCTTAGGGCTTATCTTTATGGGGCTTGTTGCGCTGATTTTTGGATTTATCGGTTACTCGGCCGGCTCTCTAGGAAATTGGATTTTAAAGAAGCCCGGGTTTTCCAAGGTTATGAATATTGTCTCGGCAACCATCTTCGGAGCACTCGGCTTTAAGCTTCTGACCAGCACAAGATAA
- the larC gene encoding nickel pincer cofactor biosynthesis protein LarC — MKVIYYDCFSGISGDMNLGAMLDLGVPEDHLLAELAKLQINEQYTMNICSESKHGIEGTRVEITVGDPVSHHSGQQARTLADITKMIRESDLSAAVKDRSIRTFAILADAEARVHGIKADQVHFHEVGAVDAILDIVGSAVCLEYLQADRIIASKVELGGGFVRCKHGLLPVPAPAVTELLQGVPVKTGIVPFETTTPTGAAILAANVQEYTDNADLIIHRTGYGIGRRDLEIPNILRVYLGERAEKTAPGFRQQERQWMLETNIDDMNPEFYEYIEEKMVAVGALDVFKTPVIMKKGRPGSKLSALVNKEGISAVGEVILRETSAIGLRSYPVEKTMLCRENMLVQTRYGPVNVKCSYLDAERIKSKPEYEDCKRLAREHNLPLSEIYAEVYRLLPKGNRSGTLDQERKN; from the coding sequence ATGAAAGTTATCTATTATGACTGTTTCAGCGGCATAAGTGGAGATATGAATCTCGGAGCGATGCTCGATCTTGGCGTCCCAGAGGATCATCTGCTCGCTGAGCTGGCTAAACTTCAAATCAATGAGCAATATACAATGAACATCTGTTCTGAAAGCAAACATGGAATTGAAGGCACACGCGTAGAGATAACGGTTGGAGACCCCGTGAGCCACCATTCCGGCCAGCAGGCGAGAACGTTGGCTGATATCACTAAAATGATCAGGGAAAGTGATTTATCAGCAGCTGTGAAAGACAGAAGCATCCGGACATTTGCCATTCTGGCGGATGCGGAAGCAAGGGTCCATGGAATAAAGGCCGATCAAGTCCATTTTCATGAGGTCGGGGCCGTGGATGCGATTCTGGATATTGTCGGGTCGGCTGTTTGCCTGGAATACTTGCAAGCTGACAGGATCATCGCTTCCAAAGTGGAACTTGGTGGTGGATTTGTGCGCTGTAAGCATGGCCTGCTTCCGGTTCCTGCACCGGCCGTAACAGAGCTGCTCCAGGGCGTCCCGGTAAAGACCGGAATCGTGCCTTTTGAGACGACGACGCCTACAGGAGCGGCTATTCTGGCTGCGAATGTTCAAGAATATACGGACAATGCGGATCTGATCATTCACCGGACCGGTTATGGGATTGGCCGGCGGGATTTGGAAATACCCAATATTCTACGGGTATATCTTGGGGAGAGAGCGGAAAAGACTGCTCCCGGATTCAGACAGCAGGAAAGACAGTGGATGCTGGAAACGAATATTGATGATATGAATCCGGAATTCTATGAATATATTGAAGAAAAGATGGTTGCTGTTGGAGCCCTGGACGTCTTTAAAACCCCGGTGATCATGAAGAAGGGGCGGCCGGGGTCAAAATTAAGCGCCTTAGTCAATAAGGAAGGGATTTCAGCTGTCGGGGAAGTTATTTTGCGGGAAACATCGGCGATTGGCTTGCGCAGTTATCCGGTTGAAAAAACGATGCTCTGCCGGGAGAATATGCTGGTGCAGACCCGGTACGGTCCGGTCAATGTAAAATGTTCTTATTTGGATGCGGAAAGAATCAAATCGAAACCTGAATATGAAGACTGTAAAAGACTTGCCAGGGAGCATAACCTTCCCTTAAGCGAAATCTATGCCGAAGTTTACAGGCTGCTGCCCAAAGGCAATCGATCCGGAACTTTAGATCAAGAGAGGAAGAACTGA
- a CDS encoding methyl-accepting chemotaxis protein → MIKFSALDSCKFLAETLGHLVPGGIMFCVTEGDTVVWRFSSDSFHLDSFEVGNHVESNGVMMNAVRNKKTVSQNVPRTVYGQRLIIVAMPIIDDTDNVFGAFSVFLPKLHPVAAAFKDFAPVLAEMFDEGSVIYMTDLTQVVYRQASQKFDISSLPVGHAILEEDVAARTIKTKKPISKEGGAEIYGFPVLETNYPLFDEDNPDEIVASLGVIIPKKTAAHLRIISGNLEDGLSAISAAIEELAAEATSIHSNEQNLNNNIKEIIGLSEEINKVSVFIKEIADETKMLGLNAAIEAARAGESGRGFGVVAEEIRKLSEQSKSTVPRIQELTDTIKAKVNDAGDMSKSSLHASQEQAAATEQVTASIEEITAMCGELNEMAKTL, encoded by the coding sequence ATGATTAAGTTTTCGGCTTTAGATTCATGCAAATTCTTGGCAGAAACCCTAGGCCATTTGGTTCCGGGCGGAATTATGTTTTGCGTAACGGAAGGAGATACGGTTGTTTGGAGATTCTCTTCAGATTCTTTCCACTTAGATTCGTTTGAGGTCGGGAATCATGTTGAGAGCAACGGCGTGATGATGAATGCAGTGCGTAATAAAAAAACAGTCTCACAGAATGTTCCCCGGACCGTCTATGGTCAACGGCTCATCATTGTCGCTATGCCAATTATTGATGATACTGACAATGTTTTCGGTGCATTTTCTGTTTTTCTACCGAAATTACACCCTGTGGCTGCTGCCTTTAAGGATTTTGCTCCTGTTTTGGCTGAGATGTTCGATGAAGGTTCGGTTATTTACATGACGGATTTAACTCAAGTTGTTTACCGGCAGGCTTCTCAAAAATTTGATATATCATCTCTTCCTGTTGGTCATGCTATTCTGGAAGAAGATGTTGCTGCCCGGACCATCAAAACGAAAAAGCCTATTTCAAAAGAAGGTGGAGCAGAGATATATGGTTTCCCTGTTTTAGAAACAAATTACCCGCTCTTTGACGAAGACAATCCTGACGAAATAGTCGCTTCTCTGGGAGTCATTATCCCCAAAAAAACAGCAGCACACCTGCGCATTATTTCAGGAAATCTTGAAGACGGCTTGTCTGCAATTTCTGCAGCGATTGAAGAGCTCGCAGCGGAGGCTACGAGTATTCACTCCAACGAACAAAATCTGAACAACAATATTAAGGAAATTATCGGCCTTTCTGAAGAAATTAATAAGGTTTCTGTCTTCATAAAAGAAATAGCGGACGAGACAAAAATGCTTGGTCTGAACGCAGCAATTGAGGCCGCCCGAGCCGGGGAATCAGGCAGAGGATTTGGTGTTGTGGCGGAAGAAATAAGAAAGCTTTCAGAACAATCTAAGAGCACTGTTCCCCGGATCCAGGAATTAACGGATACCATCAAAGCTAAAGTGAATGATGCTGGAGATATGAGTAAAAGTTCATTGCATGCCAGCCAGGAACAGGCCGCAGCAACAGAACAAGTCACAGCAAGCATTGAGGAAATTACCGCAATGTGTGGAGAATTAAATGAGATGGCAAAGACTTTATAA
- a CDS encoding chemotaxis protein CheW: MLKNIQMVVFAVGKEYYGIDIFCAQEIIRIPKNITKVPNMPSFIEGMLNLRDQVIPVVDLRKRFGVENTETENDSRLLVLNLEGMLLGNIVDDVSEVLSVGEESIESLYVEIAHLGNNCIKGICKVEDRLIMLLDVTKLKNEIFASVS, encoded by the coding sequence ATGTTGAAAAATATTCAAATGGTGGTGTTTGCTGTGGGCAAAGAATATTACGGCATTGACATTTTTTGTGCCCAGGAAATAATACGAATTCCCAAAAACATTACCAAAGTGCCGAACATGCCTTCTTTCATAGAAGGTATGTTAAACCTCAGAGATCAGGTTATTCCCGTGGTAGACCTTAGAAAAAGATTTGGTGTTGAAAACACGGAAACAGAAAATGACAGCCGGTTGCTGGTACTTAACCTGGAAGGAATGCTTTTAGGCAATATTGTGGATGACGTTTCCGAGGTTCTGAGTGTAGGTGAAGAGTCCATCGAAAGCTTATATGTCGAAATTGCTCATTTAGGCAATAATTGCATCAAAGGGATCTGTAAAGTTGAGGATCGCTTGATTATGCTTCTGGATGTCACGAAATTAAAAAACGAAATATTTGCATCTGTTAGTTAA
- a CDS encoding helix-turn-helix transcriptional regulator, whose translation MQQKEIVRKIVETFYGATEITTLYIPLTLVNRPSILRGSNYTFLMDYFEFGEIINFLTALFEQDSFDLNTYHTVITKNFFVYNIVMIGYKTKKIGAVVSGPLIVHDPPEIVLDNILRSQLLSFQKKQEFKTALKTVPLTTLKRIDYLGRFLLVLCKPNIKTLVGSKQNFHCWEERDPKAGYKNLLNPCLEEDRKSHYDMIYFFLKSARDNIIRGDEKGIQLLLRKSGDLLWQTRAYDEQYISSLKLNCIITGSICCLYAIQGNAPYERMMSLLERFIVKINKQSSPEEIIIQMVEISKVFTHAVSVLTCKEYSIHINRALQYIKRYYAEKITLNQLARYLSLSPSYLSSQINKETHLTLAGNINKIRIEQSKDLLLNSNKPIKEIADAVGYNYQNHFNSIFKGIVGMTPLEFRKKGFLR comes from the coding sequence ATGCAGCAGAAAGAAATAGTCAGAAAAATTGTCGAAACATTTTATGGTGCTACAGAAATTACAACCTTGTACATCCCGTTAACACTGGTTAATCGCCCTTCAATTCTAAGAGGATCCAACTATACATTCTTGATGGACTATTTTGAGTTTGGTGAAATCATCAATTTTCTTACAGCTTTGTTTGAACAAGACTCTTTTGACTTGAATACTTATCATACTGTTATTACCAAGAACTTCTTTGTCTATAACATTGTGATGATCGGGTACAAAACAAAAAAAATAGGAGCGGTGGTTTCTGGGCCGCTCATCGTTCATGATCCTCCAGAAATAGTTCTGGATAATATTCTCAGGTCTCAATTATTATCCTTTCAGAAAAAGCAGGAGTTCAAGACCGCATTGAAAACAGTGCCTTTGACCACTTTAAAACGTATTGATTACCTAGGAAGATTTCTCCTTGTGTTATGTAAACCCAATATCAAGACATTAGTCGGCTCGAAGCAAAATTTTCACTGCTGGGAAGAAAGAGATCCCAAGGCAGGATATAAGAATTTGCTTAATCCCTGTCTGGAGGAGGATAGAAAAAGCCATTATGACATGATTTATTTTTTTCTTAAGAGTGCTAGAGATAACATCATCCGCGGAGATGAAAAAGGAATACAACTGCTTCTCAGAAAATCCGGGGACTTGCTATGGCAAACACGGGCCTACGATGAGCAATATATTTCTTCCCTAAAATTAAATTGCATCATTACAGGCAGCATCTGCTGTCTTTACGCCATTCAGGGAAATGCTCCCTATGAACGGATGATGTCTCTGCTGGAGCGTTTTATTGTCAAGATAAATAAACAGAGTTCACCTGAAGAGATTATTATTCAAATGGTAGAAATCTCTAAAGTGTTTACACACGCCGTTTCTGTCTTAACCTGTAAGGAATATTCGATCCATATAAACCGGGCTTTACAGTATATCAAACGTTATTATGCTGAAAAGATCACTTTAAATCAGCTGGCCAGGTATCTTAGCTTAAGCCCTTCATATCTTTCCAGTCAAATAAACAAAGAAACACACTTAACACTTGCAGGCAATATTAATAAAATCCGGATTGAGCAAAGCAAGGATCTTTTGCTGAATTCCAATAAGCCCATTAAGGAGATTGCTGATGCGGTGGGGTATAACTATCAAAACCATTTTAATTCTATTTTTAAAGGCATAGTTGGGATGACCCCACTAGAATTTCGAAAAAAAGGATTCTTAAGATAA
- a CDS encoding precorrin-8X methylmutase has protein sequence MEHRFENVLPEEIEKRSFEIITEELGDIQLDMEKAPIIKRVIHTSADFDYVHNLCFSDNVVQIALSAIKNGASILTDTKMASVGINAGKLGAYGGKVYCFISDQDVAQEAKEKGSTRAAVCMEKASTIPEPLIIAVGNAPTALIRLDQLIRSGQIKPVLVIGVPVGFVNVVQSKELIMLSGVPYIVARGRKGGSNVAAAICNALLYSL, from the coding sequence ATGGAGCATCGATTTGAAAATGTACTGCCAGAGGAGATTGAAAAAAGAAGCTTTGAGATCATCACGGAAGAGCTTGGGGATATTCAACTGGATATGGAGAAAGCCCCAATCATCAAGCGGGTGATCCATACTTCGGCGGATTTTGATTATGTCCATAACTTGTGTTTTTCCGACAATGTCGTGCAGATTGCGCTTAGTGCCATTAAAAATGGGGCATCGATATTAACAGATACAAAAATGGCCAGCGTTGGAATTAATGCCGGCAAACTAGGCGCATATGGCGGAAAGGTTTACTGCTTTATATCCGATCAGGATGTAGCACAGGAAGCAAAGGAAAAGGGCAGCACACGCGCGGCTGTTTGCATGGAGAAGGCCAGTACCATTCCGGAACCGTTGATCATCGCCGTCGGAAATGCACCGACAGCACTGATCAGACTGGACCAGCTTATTCGCTCAGGACAGATTAAGCCGGTGCTGGTGATTGGAGTTCCCGTCGGCTTTGTCAACGTTGTGCAGTCTAAAGAGCTGATCATGCTTTCCGGCGTTCCCTATATCGTAGCCAGAGGCCGAAAAGGCGGAAGCAATGTTGCTGCAGCCATTTGCAATGCACTTCTTTATTCGCTCTAA
- a CDS encoding bifunctional cobalt-precorrin-7 (C(5))-methyltransferase/cobalt-precorrin-6B (C(15))-methyltransferase — protein MLQLNIIGMGPGNLLQLTREAAEAIERSQCLIGDKRILAGLMNLADGKDLYYATQDRQIRELLHTLQSVGTCSYEVSVLVSGDVGFYSLAKSLLGTLESENLVASPNIRLICGIGSLQYFASKLRTAWDDAVICSLHGRANNIVGKVTNNKKVFVLTGGDQNPESICRRLCDFGLAHVKVSIGENLSYPDERICIGKAQEFIEQPFASLSVMIIENVTPLDRACITHGLPDEWFVRGDVPMTKQEVRAVSLSKLRLRQGDTTYDIGAGTGSVALEMALQQSDGFVYAIEKKDQAVELIQRNKEKFGVKNLVVIKNTAPDGIAELPPPDRVFIGGSSGNLKEILDMVYAKNPVAGIVINAITLETLNEAMDYYNDQTVYDVEIVQVMVSKARKLANYHLFTGQNPVFVLSVWPVGVSIAHKES, from the coding sequence ATGCTGCAGCTGAACATCATTGGCATGGGCCCAGGCAATCTCCTGCAGCTGACTCGTGAGGCAGCGGAGGCAATAGAACGAAGCCAATGTCTGATTGGTGATAAGCGTATCCTGGCAGGATTGATGAACTTAGCAGATGGAAAAGACTTATATTATGCGACCCAGGATCGGCAGATCAGGGAACTTCTGCATACGCTGCAATCGGTCGGCACATGCTCCTATGAAGTTTCTGTTCTGGTATCTGGGGATGTTGGCTTCTACAGCCTGGCAAAGTCGCTCCTCGGTACTCTGGAATCCGAAAACCTCGTGGCTTCACCAAACATCCGCTTGATTTGCGGAATTGGATCACTTCAGTATTTTGCCTCGAAGCTCAGAACTGCCTGGGATGATGCCGTGATCTGCAGCCTGCATGGCAGAGCCAATAATATCGTTGGAAAAGTGACAAATAACAAGAAGGTATTCGTTCTGACAGGTGGAGACCAGAATCCGGAATCCATCTGCAGGAGACTGTGTGATTTCGGCTTAGCTCATGTCAAAGTAAGTATTGGTGAAAACCTATCTTATCCGGATGAGAGGATTTGCATCGGAAAGGCCCAAGAATTTATTGAACAGCCTTTCGCCTCACTGAGCGTCATGATAATCGAAAATGTTACGCCGCTGGACCGGGCCTGCATCACGCACGGGCTTCCAGATGAATGGTTTGTGCGTGGTGATGTGCCGATGACCAAACAGGAGGTCCGGGCGGTTTCTCTCTCTAAGCTACGTCTCCGCCAGGGTGATACCACCTACGACATTGGCGCCGGGACCGGTTCTGTTGCACTTGAAATGGCACTGCAGCAGTCGGATGGATTTGTCTATGCGATCGAAAAAAAAGATCAGGCGGTAGAGCTCATCCAAAGGAATAAAGAGAAATTCGGTGTAAAAAATCTTGTTGTTATCAAAAATACGGCACCGGACGGTATTGCAGAGCTTCCGCCCCCGGATAGGGTTTTTATCGGCGGCAGCAGCGGTAATTTGAAGGAAATACTCGATATGGTTTATGCCAAAAACCCGGTTGCGGGAATTGTTATCAATGCAATTACGCTGGAAACCCTGAATGAAGCCATGGATTACTATAACGATCAGACTGTTTATGACGTAGAGATTGTTCAAGTAATGGTCTCCAAAGCCAGAAAACTGGCGAATTATCATCTCTTTACGGGACAGAACCCAGTGTTTGTGTTATCGGTCTGGCCTGTTGGAGTAAGCATAGCGCATAAAGAAAGCTAA
- a CDS encoding sirohydrochlorin chelatase gives MTGILILAHGSRQSETENTLQKIIEMVKEELKSGLNTNLIEYAFLQFSANNLETGLKKLVDRGVTEIKVIPYFLFAGIHILEDIPAEIDEFLKEYPNVKISFGQTLGADKRLAQIVVDRIKEMSGDAKCCS, from the coding sequence ATGACGGGAATTTTAATCTTAGCTCACGGTAGCAGACAAAGTGAAACGGAAAATACGCTGCAGAAAATCATTGAGATGGTTAAGGAAGAACTGAAGTCTGGACTCAATACTAATTTAATTGAATATGCGTTCTTACAATTCTCCGCTAACAATCTGGAAACTGGCCTGAAAAAACTTGTTGACCGGGGAGTTACAGAGATCAAGGTCATTCCGTATTTCCTGTTTGCTGGTATTCATATCCTGGAGGATATTCCGGCTGAAATTGATGAATTCTTGAAAGAATACCCCAATGTAAAAATCAGCTTTGGACAAACTTTGGGGGCAGATAAGAGACTTGCACAAATTGTTGTCGATCGGATAAAGGAAATGAGCGGTGACGCAAAATGCTGCAGCTGA
- the hemL gene encoding glutamate-1-semialdehyde 2,1-aminomutase, with translation MKSEILYEKAKQLMPGGVNSPVRNFQSVGDTPRFISHAKEARLYDVDGNEYIDYIGSWGPMILGHANPEVLKAVTAAAENGLSFGAATEAEVMMAQLIFDLVPSIEMIRMVNSGTEATMSAVRAARGFTGRNKIIKFEGCYHGHSDAMLVKAGSGVMSSGVPSSLGVPPGCAVDTLTAVFNDIDSVQALFENNKDQVAAVIVELVPANMGVVLPKPGFLQELQKLCTENSTLLIADEVITGFRLGLGGAQELFGIKPDLTAFGKIIGGGMPVGAYGGRKEIMQQVAPCGGVYQAGTLSGNPVAMAAGIAQLSILKNNPQIYTHIDSLSARLSNGLRELIKARGLKATVNSIGSLSTLLFTEREVYNYTDALTSDTKMYGRFFSAMLDQGIYLAPAQFEAVFISNSHTGVDIDRTLECAEKALRSL, from the coding sequence ATGAAATCGGAAATATTATATGAAAAGGCTAAACAGCTGATGCCCGGCGGAGTCAACAGCCCTGTGCGTAATTTTCAGTCTGTCGGCGATACGCCGCGCTTTATCAGCCACGCCAAAGAGGCAAGACTCTATGATGTAGACGGTAACGAGTATATCGACTATATCGGCTCTTGGGGGCCGATGATCCTCGGACATGCCAACCCGGAAGTGCTCAAAGCAGTGACGGCAGCGGCTGAAAATGGCTTGAGTTTTGGGGCTGCTACAGAAGCAGAGGTCATGATGGCCCAATTGATCTTTGACCTAGTTCCGTCGATTGAAATGATTCGGATGGTCAATTCCGGAACAGAAGCAACGATGAGCGCAGTGCGTGCAGCCCGTGGCTTTACCGGTAGAAATAAAATCATAAAATTTGAAGGTTGTTACCATGGGCATAGCGATGCAATGCTGGTCAAGGCAGGATCAGGGGTTATGTCCTCCGGCGTACCGAGCAGCCTCGGTGTTCCTCCGGGATGCGCCGTTGATACCCTGACGGCGGTATTTAATGATATTGACAGTGTGCAGGCCTTATTTGAAAACAATAAAGACCAGGTTGCAGCAGTGATCGTTGAGCTTGTACCTGCCAATATGGGTGTTGTCCTGCCGAAGCCGGGTTTCCTGCAGGAACTGCAAAAGCTTTGTACTGAAAACAGCACATTGCTCATTGCCGATGAGGTTATTACCGGATTCAGGCTTGGTCTTGGCGGAGCCCAGGAACTGTTTGGAATCAAGCCGGATTTAACGGCTTTTGGAAAAATTATTGGCGGCGGCATGCCGGTCGGGGCATATGGCGGAAGAAAAGAAATTATGCAGCAGGTCGCACCCTGCGGAGGAGTCTATCAGGCAGGAACCTTAAGCGGAAACCCTGTGGCCATGGCTGCAGGCATTGCTCAACTGTCTATTCTTAAAAACAACCCGCAGATCTATACGCATATTGATAGTCTCTCAGCAAGACTAAGCAACGGATTACGGGAACTGATCAAAGCTAGAGGCCTAAAGGCGACGGTAAACAGTATCGGCTCGCTTTCAACGCTGTTGTTTACCGAACGGGAAGTCTATAATTATACCGATGCCTTGACCAGTGATACGAAGATGTATGGACGATTCTTCAGTGCCATGCTGGATCAGGGAATTTATCTTGCCCCTGCGCAATTTGAAGCGGTATTTATCTCTAATTCCCATACGGGAGTGGATATTGACCGGACGCTGGAGTGTGCAGAGAAGGCCTTAAGATCTCTCTAA